One Glutamicibacter halophytocola DNA segment encodes these proteins:
- a CDS encoding M23 family metallopeptidase has product MKTQAALKQAKFLLLAISLALAASGASLPEQLPPLPHASLATANGWRWPLAGEPKITEPFDKPAENWLPGHRGVDLAASDGDKVFAPQRGQVTFASTVVDRPVMVIDHGNGFKTSLEPVQAIAKAGDWVDAGAQVGTVSTGAHCSARCIHWGVRLNGEYIDPVLLIRDMRPSILLPLHP; this is encoded by the coding sequence ATGAAAACCCAAGCCGCATTAAAACAAGCCAAATTCCTGTTGCTCGCCATCAGCCTCGCGCTCGCTGCCAGCGGTGCCTCACTGCCAGAACAACTCCCGCCACTGCCTCATGCTTCGCTCGCAACAGCCAACGGCTGGCGGTGGCCGCTAGCGGGTGAGCCAAAGATCACTGAACCCTTCGATAAGCCAGCGGAAAATTGGCTGCCCGGACATCGTGGCGTTGATCTGGCGGCAAGCGATGGCGACAAGGTTTTTGCTCCACAGCGAGGGCAGGTCACCTTCGCATCAACTGTGGTGGATCGCCCCGTGATGGTTATCGATCATGGGAACGGATTCAAAACCAGCCTCGAACCGGTTCAGGCAATCGCCAAAGCGGGCGATTGGGTTGATGCCGGAGCGCAGGTAGGCACCGTGTCCACCGGGGCCCACTGCTCGGCGCGATGCATCCACTGGGGTGTGCGCTTGAATGGCGAATACATTGATCCGGTCCTGCTCATTCGCGATATGCGACCGTCAATCCTGTTGCCGCTGCACCCATAG
- the rpsB gene encoding 30S ribosomal protein S2 → MPVVTMRELLDSGVHFGHQTRRWNPKMKRFIFTERNGIYIIDLQQSLSFIDRAYEFVKQTVAHGGTVLFVGTKKQAQESIAEQANRVGQPYVNQRWLGGMLTNFQTVSKRVQRMKELEEINFEDVAGSGHTKKELLLLKRELTKLQNNLGGIRNLTRTPSAIWIVDTKKEHLAIDEAQKLGIPVVAILDTNCDPDEVTYPIPGNDDAIRSVNLLTRVVADAVAEGLIAKNNKAAGKTEGAAEPMAEWERELLEGEKAKAEAPAEEAATEAGEAK, encoded by the coding sequence ATGCCAGTCGTAACCATGCGAGAGCTGCTTGACAGCGGCGTCCACTTCGGCCACCAGACCCGTCGCTGGAACCCAAAGATGAAGCGCTTCATCTTCACCGAGCGCAACGGCATCTACATCATCGACCTGCAGCAGTCGCTGTCGTTCATCGACCGCGCTTACGAGTTCGTGAAGCAGACTGTTGCTCACGGCGGCACCGTACTGTTCGTTGGTACCAAGAAGCAGGCTCAGGAATCCATTGCTGAGCAGGCTAACCGCGTTGGCCAGCCATACGTGAACCAGCGCTGGCTCGGCGGTATGCTGACCAACTTCCAGACCGTCTCCAAGCGCGTTCAGCGCATGAAGGAACTGGAAGAGATCAACTTCGAGGACGTTGCTGGCTCCGGTCACACCAAGAAGGAACTGCTGCTGCTCAAGCGCGAGCTGACCAAGCTGCAGAACAACCTCGGTGGTATCCGCAACTTGACCCGCACCCCTTCCGCTATCTGGATCGTTGACACCAAGAAGGAACACTTGGCTATCGACGAAGCCCAGAAGCTGGGCATCCCAGTTGTGGCCATCCTGGACACCAACTGCGATCCAGACGAGGTTACCTACCCAATCCCAGGCAACGACGACGCTATCCGCTCCGTCAACCTGCTGACCCGCGTTGTTGCTGACGCTGTGGCCGAAGGCCTCATCGCCAAGAACAACAAGGCTGCAGGCAAGACCGAGGGTGCCGCTGAGCCAATGGCTGAGTGGGAGCGCGAACTGCTTGAGGGCGAAAAGGCCAAGGCTGAGGCTCCTGCTGAGGAAGCTGCAACCGAGGCTGGCGAAGCCAAGTAG
- the tsf gene encoding translation elongation factor Ts, translating into MANYTAADIKALRERTGAGMMDVKKALDEANGDAEKAIEIIRVKGLKGATKREGRSTAEGLVAAKVEGNVGVMVEINCETDFVAKNEKFIALAAKVLDAAVASGAADAEALLAYELDGKTIGDTVIEEGAILGEKIVVRRVARIEGAKVAAYLHKTSKDLPAQVGVLMAVDADSEAAATVAHDVAVHTAAMAPTYLSREEVPADKVADERRIADETARAEGKPEAALAKIVEGRLTGFFKEIVLVDQAFAKDAKKSVAKVFEEAGTKPVAFARFRVGA; encoded by the coding sequence GTGGCAAACTACACCGCTGCTGATATCAAGGCACTGCGCGAGCGCACTGGCGCCGGCATGATGGACGTTAAGAAGGCTCTGGACGAGGCCAACGGCGACGCCGAGAAGGCCATCGAGATCATTCGCGTCAAGGGCCTGAAGGGCGCTACCAAGCGCGAAGGCCGTTCGACCGCTGAAGGCCTGGTTGCTGCCAAGGTCGAAGGCAACGTCGGCGTCATGGTCGAGATCAACTGCGAGACCGACTTCGTCGCAAAGAACGAGAAGTTCATCGCTCTGGCTGCCAAGGTCCTGGATGCCGCTGTGGCTTCCGGCGCTGCAGATGCAGAAGCACTGCTGGCTTACGAGCTGGACGGCAAGACCATCGGCGACACCGTCATCGAAGAGGGCGCAATCCTCGGCGAGAAGATCGTTGTCCGCCGCGTTGCCCGCATCGAGGGTGCCAAGGTTGCCGCTTACCTGCACAAGACCAGCAAGGACCTGCCAGCGCAGGTTGGCGTTCTGATGGCTGTGGATGCAGACAGCGAAGCTGCTGCAACCGTTGCGCACGACGTTGCTGTGCACACCGCTGCAATGGCTCCAACCTACCTGTCCCGCGAAGAGGTTCCAGCAGATAAGGTCGCCGACGAGCGCCGTATCGCTGACGAAACCGCTCGCGCAGAGGGCAAGCCAGAAGCTGCCTTGGCCAAGATCGTTGAAGGCCGCCTGACCGGCTTCTTCAAGGAGATCGTCCTGGTTGACCAGGCTTTCGCCAAGGATGCCAAGAAGTCCGTTGCCAAGGTCTTCGAAGAAGCTGGCACCAAGCCAGTTGCTTTCGCTCGCTTCCGCGTCGGCGCCTAA
- the pyrH gene encoding UMP kinase produces MPATPETKRRRVLLKLSGEVFGGGKVGVDPDTVRGVAQQIAQTVGEVEVAIVVGGGNFFRGAELSAAGMDRSRADYMGMLGTVMNCLALQDFLEQCGVETRVQSAIAMAQVAENYIPRRAIRHMEKDRVVIFGAGAGLPYFSTDTVAAQRALEVDADEVLMAKSGVDGVYTADPKTDPTATKLDTLTYNEALLKNIRVMDQTAMTMCQDNKLDMLVFGMEGEGNVAAAIRGERIGTTVTV; encoded by the coding sequence ATGCCAGCCACCCCAGAAACCAAACGTCGTCGCGTCCTGCTCAAGCTCTCCGGTGAGGTGTTCGGCGGTGGCAAGGTCGGCGTTGACCCGGACACCGTGCGTGGCGTTGCCCAGCAGATCGCCCAGACCGTAGGCGAAGTAGAAGTAGCCATCGTTGTTGGCGGCGGCAACTTCTTCCGCGGCGCCGAGCTGTCAGCCGCAGGCATGGACCGCTCCCGCGCCGACTACATGGGCATGCTCGGCACGGTCATGAACTGCCTGGCCCTGCAGGACTTCCTGGAGCAGTGCGGCGTTGAAACCCGCGTGCAGTCGGCCATCGCCATGGCACAGGTTGCCGAGAACTACATTCCGCGCCGGGCCATCCGCCACATGGAGAAGGACCGCGTTGTCATCTTCGGTGCAGGCGCCGGCTTGCCTTACTTCTCCACCGATACCGTCGCCGCTCAGCGTGCGCTGGAAGTGGACGCCGACGAGGTGCTGATGGCAAAGTCGGGTGTTGACGGCGTATACACCGCCGACCCGAAGACCGATCCAACCGCAACCAAGCTGGACACCCTGACCTACAACGAGGCCCTGCTGAAGAACATCCGCGTGATGGACCAGACCGCCATGACCATGTGCCAGGACAACAAGCTGGACATGCTCGTCTTCGGCATGGAAGGCGAAGGAAACGTCGCCGCGGCTATTCGCGGCGAGCGGATCGGCACCACCGTCACCGTTTAA
- the frr gene encoding ribosome recycling factor, with the protein MIEETLAETAEKMERTIDAAKEDFATIRTGRAHPGMYSKVMVDYYGSPTPLQQLASFAVPEARTITITPFDVTAMREIEKALGDPEVGANPSSDGKMIRVTLPVLTEERRKEYVKLAKAKGEDARVALRNHRRKAKDAIDKLVKDGEIGEDEGTRAEKDLDALTKKHVDSVDEIVKKKEAELLDV; encoded by the coding sequence GTGATTGAGGAAACGCTGGCGGAAACCGCCGAAAAGATGGAACGCACCATTGACGCCGCCAAGGAGGACTTCGCGACGATTCGTACCGGTCGCGCCCACCCGGGCATGTACTCGAAGGTCATGGTCGACTACTACGGTTCGCCAACCCCGCTGCAGCAGCTGGCATCCTTCGCTGTTCCCGAAGCACGCACCATCACCATCACCCCATTTGACGTCACCGCCATGCGTGAAATCGAAAAGGCGCTGGGCGATCCCGAGGTTGGTGCCAACCCTTCCTCCGACGGCAAGATGATCCGCGTGACCCTTCCGGTCTTGACCGAGGAACGCCGCAAGGAATACGTCAAGCTGGCCAAGGCCAAGGGCGAGGACGCACGAGTTGCGCTGCGCAACCACCGTCGCAAGGCCAAGGACGCCATCGACAAGCTGGTCAAGGATGGCGAAATCGGCGAAGACGAAGGCACCCGTGCAGAAAAGGACCTCGACGCGCTGACCAAGAAGCACGTTGATTCAGTCGACGAGATCGTGAAGAAAAAAGAAGCCGAGCTGCTGGACGTCTAA
- a CDS encoding phosphatidate cytidylyltransferase → MTRREARALREAEAKALKRAGKTRRDAGQELATTGGNEPASDSAGASKPGVAKLQPAAVTEHEAEDKAHAAHAKRRARIVFEADSVRSNPAPPHSDSEDLAETGEPDAQEAAIPPELLIGNPEPKASRAGRNLPAAIGVGVVLLGVVLAGLFLYEPLLVFAVVALSGIGCWEVARATTHAKTAVPQVPLYLASLLLPVSAVLGDVEALGFSFVACILVALLFRLMEGLKGAVASVMSSVFIISWIPLLLSFALLMLEGENGQWLIATILLLAVANDTFGYIVGVLIGKHPMAPKISPKKSWEGFGGSMAGSMAIGACAMVFWLDMPWWTGVILALFTTIAATTGDFAESMVKRELGIKDMSNLLPGHGGIMDRLDSVLFVIPLGYLISHLLAWSVAVL, encoded by the coding sequence ATGACTCGGCGTGAGGCTCGTGCACTGCGTGAAGCCGAGGCCAAGGCCTTAAAGCGCGCTGGCAAGACCCGTCGCGACGCCGGCCAGGAGCTGGCCACGACCGGCGGCAACGAGCCTGCATCGGATTCGGCAGGAGCATCGAAGCCCGGCGTTGCCAAGCTCCAGCCCGCCGCTGTCACGGAGCATGAGGCCGAAGACAAGGCTCATGCCGCCCATGCCAAGCGGCGCGCCAGAATAGTTTTCGAAGCCGACTCGGTGCGCTCGAATCCGGCGCCGCCGCACAGCGATTCCGAGGACCTGGCTGAGACCGGCGAGCCCGATGCGCAAGAAGCGGCGATCCCGCCCGAGCTTTTGATCGGCAACCCGGAGCCCAAGGCCTCGCGCGCAGGACGCAACCTGCCGGCAGCTATCGGCGTGGGTGTGGTGCTGCTCGGTGTGGTGCTCGCGGGATTGTTCCTTTACGAGCCGCTGCTGGTCTTTGCGGTCGTTGCGCTCAGCGGCATCGGCTGCTGGGAAGTTGCCCGGGCCACGACCCACGCCAAAACCGCGGTTCCCCAGGTGCCGTTGTACCTGGCCTCGCTGCTGCTTCCGGTCAGCGCCGTGCTCGGTGATGTCGAGGCCCTGGGCTTCAGCTTTGTGGCCTGCATCCTCGTCGCCCTGCTCTTCAGGCTCATGGAGGGGCTCAAGGGCGCGGTCGCCTCGGTGATGAGCAGCGTCTTCATCATCAGCTGGATCCCGTTGCTCTTGTCCTTCGCGCTGCTGATGCTCGAAGGGGAGAACGGCCAGTGGCTGATTGCCACGATCCTGCTGCTGGCAGTGGCCAACGATACCTTCGGGTACATCGTGGGAGTGCTGATCGGCAAGCACCCGATGGCGCCGAAGATCTCGCCCAAGAAGTCCTGGGAGGGCTTTGGCGGCTCGATGGCCGGTTCCATGGCCATCGGCGCATGCGCCATGGTGTTCTGGCTCGACATGCCTTGGTGGACCGGTGTCATCCTGGCCTTGTTCACCACCATTGCGGCCACCACCGGCGACTTCGCGGAGTCGATGGTGAAGCGTGAATTGGGCATCAAGGACATGAGCAACCTGCTCCCGGGCCACGGCGGAATCATGGATCGATTGGATTCGGTGCTCTTCGTGATCCCCCTGGGATACCTGATTTCGCACCTGCTGGCCTGGAGCGTTGCGGTCTTGTGA
- a CDS encoding DivIVA domain-containing protein: MSQQQDAPFSRVPDSEFGYNAKQVDAFLSRARATFNDGGNDDSVVTSHLIRRTTFAPQKGGYQAREVDGALDRLEDVFAKRERDDLISHQGEEVWLQQVGRLAAILRGRLHRAKGERFRRPSRTNASSYNVEDVDRLCDQLIDYFENDVPMAVDAVRRVEFRSAQGTDGYEESQVDAFLDRVVELMASID, translated from the coding sequence GTGTCGCAGCAGCAAGATGCTCCGTTTTCCCGCGTACCGGATTCGGAATTCGGCTACAACGCAAAGCAGGTCGATGCGTTCCTCAGCCGGGCCCGGGCAACCTTTAACGACGGGGGAAACGACGACAGCGTGGTTACCAGCCACCTGATCCGCCGAACGACCTTCGCCCCGCAGAAGGGCGGCTACCAGGCCCGCGAAGTTGACGGTGCGCTGGATCGCCTCGAGGATGTTTTCGCCAAGCGGGAACGCGATGACCTCATCTCCCACCAGGGCGAGGAAGTCTGGCTGCAGCAGGTCGGGCGCCTGGCCGCTATTCTGCGAGGCCGGCTGCACCGTGCCAAGGGCGAGCGCTTCCGCCGCCCGTCGCGCACCAATGCCTCAAGCTACAACGTTGAAGATGTCGATCGGCTCTGCGACCAGCTCATCGACTACTTCGAAAATGATGTGCCGATGGCCGTGGATGCTGTGCGCCGCGTCGAGTTCCGCTCGGCCCAGGGCACCGATGGATACGAGGAGTCCCAGGTCGACGCCTTCCTCGATCGCGTGGTCGAGCTGATGGCTTCCATCGACTAG
- a CDS encoding MarR family winged helix-turn-helix transcriptional regulator, with protein sequence MEHLDHVARIQQQWAAERPDLDPRPQGIIGRLHRLAIFLREEVCAVYAEHGLTEAEFDVLATLRRSGAPYSLAPGELAAQTMVTSGATTKRLDRLVSAGYVSRHSEDGDQRRRRISLSPEGKKKIDEVMTDHLANEARLIAQLSAAEQSALEGALKSWLRHYEPPQG encoded by the coding sequence ATGGAGCATTTAGACCACGTCGCACGCATCCAGCAGCAGTGGGCCGCCGAGCGCCCCGATCTGGATCCACGGCCCCAGGGAATCATCGGCAGGCTGCATCGGCTGGCAATTTTCCTGCGGGAAGAAGTCTGCGCCGTGTATGCAGAGCATGGGCTGACCGAGGCCGAGTTCGATGTCCTGGCGACCCTGCGCCGCAGCGGAGCGCCCTATTCGCTGGCACCTGGCGAGCTGGCCGCCCAGACCATGGTCACCTCGGGAGCCACCACCAAGCGGCTGGATCGGCTGGTTTCGGCCGGCTACGTCTCGCGCCACAGCGAGGATGGCGATCAGCGCCGGCGGCGCATCTCGCTAAGCCCCGAGGGCAAGAAGAAGATTGATGAGGTGATGACCGACCACCTGGCCAATGAGGCCCGCCTGATCGCCCAGCTTTCGGCCGCGGAGCAATCCGCGCTCGAAGGCGCCCTGAAGAGCTGGCTGAGGCACTACGAGCCGCCGCAAGGCTGA
- a CDS encoding EamA family transporter codes for METNLMPGRALRLPLGRLALTAIAPVAWGSTYYVTREYLPGDAALWGGVFRALPAGLILLLICRRLPRGSWWWKSLVLGTLNIGAFFALVYAVAQLLPSSIAATTMAVSAGVLMLLAWPLLGERPKRWPLIGAALGFLGVAIMVFDGQSKISMLGILLSLTAMGISSVGFILAKKWSSGQPIVDTTAWQLVAGGLLLLPFAWLIQGPPPALDRQAVLGFGYLSVVATAIAFLAWFSGLRHLPSGTVGLLGLLNPVAGVILGTLLAAESLGIQSLGGMALVLSGVLLGLLANRAQPRTSPRDRVHAATP; via the coding sequence ATGGAAACTAATTTAATGCCCGGGCGCGCTCTTCGCCTCCCGCTGGGCAGGCTGGCCCTCACCGCCATCGCCCCCGTCGCATGGGGATCAACCTACTACGTCACCCGGGAGTATCTGCCTGGCGATGCGGCACTATGGGGCGGGGTTTTCCGGGCGCTGCCCGCAGGTCTCATCCTGCTGCTGATCTGCCGCCGGCTTCCGCGAGGCAGCTGGTGGTGGAAATCCCTGGTGCTTGGCACCTTGAACATTGGCGCCTTCTTCGCACTGGTCTACGCGGTGGCGCAGCTGCTGCCCTCCAGCATTGCGGCAACCACCATGGCTGTTTCCGCAGGGGTGCTGATGCTCCTGGCCTGGCCGCTGCTGGGGGAGCGGCCCAAACGCTGGCCACTGATCGGAGCCGCATTGGGCTTTTTGGGCGTGGCCATCATGGTCTTCGACGGGCAAAGCAAAATCAGCATGCTCGGAATTCTCTTGTCGCTCACCGCCATGGGCATCTCGAGCGTGGGCTTCATCCTGGCCAAAAAATGGTCCAGCGGGCAGCCGATCGTGGATACCACCGCCTGGCAGCTGGTCGCCGGCGGGCTGCTGCTCCTGCCCTTCGCCTGGCTGATCCAGGGACCGCCGCCGGCCCTGGACAGGCAGGCGGTGCTGGGATTCGGCTACCTGAGCGTGGTTGCCACGGCGATAGCGTTCCTGGCCTGGTTCAGCGGCCTGCGCCATCTTCCTTCGGGCACGGTGGGGCTGCTGGGGCTGCTGAACCCGGTGGCCGGGGTGATCCTGGGAACCTTGCTCGCCGCCGAGAGCCTTGGCATCCAAAGCCTGGGCGGCATGGCCCTGGTGCTCAGCGGGGTGCTGCTGGGGCTGCTGGCCAATCGGGCCCAGCCTAGAACTTCGCCTCGCGATCGGGTACATGCAGCAACGCCATAA
- a CDS encoding cation acetate symporter: MDSLLSVSALVVVCLATMLIAFHGLRLSRTTSDFYVASRTVRPWWNASAIGGEYLSAASFLGVAGLIVLSGQSGLWFPIGYTAGYLMLLLFVAAPLRRSRAYTIPDFAQIRFENSPVLRKLTTYLVVVICWLYIVPQMHGAALTLSIATGLPGWVGPVVVAAVVCVTVLSGGMRSVTFVQAFQYWFKLAALVVPTIFLLVRAIPEQSAGERAQNLFAQLESVTTMNLYETVSIILALLFGTLGLPHVLVRFYTNPTGQTARTTTVIVLCLLSVFYLLPTTLGVLGILYTPELGASNETDATILLLPARLFDGFLADALTAIVVGGAFAAFLSTTSGLVVSLAGAISQEFFSGTVRGFRISTVLATALPVLIAVLTSSLALAGAIGNVFAFTASTICPLLLLGIWWRSLTARGAIAGLLVGAITCGTSLAIGIFLPAMDHWWIHLLRQPAAWSVPLAFAVMVAVSRGTQRAVPGNVDRVMALLHVPDREAKF; this comes from the coding sequence GTGGATAGCCTGCTTTCTGTTTCCGCGCTAGTCGTTGTCTGCCTGGCCACGATGCTGATCGCCTTTCATGGACTGCGCCTCTCGCGCACCACCTCCGACTTCTACGTGGCTTCGCGCACCGTGCGCCCGTGGTGGAACGCCTCGGCCATTGGCGGCGAATACCTCTCCGCGGCCTCCTTCCTCGGGGTGGCCGGGCTCATCGTGCTCTCGGGGCAATCCGGGTTGTGGTTCCCGATCGGCTACACCGCCGGCTACCTGATGCTGCTGCTCTTCGTGGCCGCGCCCTTGCGCCGCTCCCGCGCCTACACGATCCCGGATTTTGCGCAGATACGCTTCGAGAATTCCCCCGTGCTGCGCAAGCTGACCACCTATCTCGTGGTGGTGATCTGCTGGCTGTACATCGTCCCGCAGATGCATGGGGCCGCGCTCACCCTGTCGATCGCCACCGGTCTTCCCGGCTGGGTCGGTCCGGTCGTGGTGGCGGCGGTCGTCTGCGTGACGGTGCTTTCGGGCGGCATGCGGTCGGTGACCTTTGTCCAGGCCTTCCAATACTGGTTCAAGCTCGCCGCCCTGGTGGTGCCAACGATTTTCCTCTTGGTGCGCGCCATCCCCGAACAGTCCGCCGGCGAACGCGCCCAGAATCTTTTCGCGCAGCTGGAATCGGTCACGACCATGAACCTGTACGAGACCGTGTCGATTATTCTCGCGCTGCTCTTCGGCACCTTGGGCCTGCCCCATGTGCTGGTGCGCTTCTACACCAACCCCACCGGCCAGACCGCGCGCACCACCACGGTGATCGTGCTCTGCCTGCTCTCCGTGTTCTACCTTTTGCCCACCACCTTGGGCGTGCTGGGGATCTTGTATACCCCGGAGCTCGGTGCCAGCAATGAAACCGATGCCACCATCTTGCTCTTGCCGGCCCGGCTCTTTGACGGCTTCCTCGCCGACGCGCTGACCGCCATCGTGGTCGGCGGCGCCTTTGCCGCATTCCTGTCCACCACCTCGGGCCTGGTGGTATCGCTGGCCGGTGCGATCTCCCAGGAGTTCTTCTCTGGAACGGTGCGCGGATTCCGGATTTCCACGGTGCTGGCCACCGCCCTGCCTGTGCTGATCGCGGTGCTCACCAGCTCGCTGGCCCTGGCCGGGGCCATCGGCAATGTTTTCGCCTTCACCGCCTCGACGATCTGCCCGCTGCTGCTGCTGGGGATTTGGTGGCGTTCGCTCACTGCCCGGGGCGCCATCGCGGGCCTTTTGGTGGGGGCGATCACCTGCGGCACGTCCCTGGCGATCGGGATCTTCCTGCCCGCGATGGATCACTGGTGGATCCACCTCTTGCGCCAGCCGGCCGCGTGGAGCGTGCCGCTGGCCTTTGCCGTGATGGTCGCGGTCTCGCGCGGCACCCAAAGGGCGGTTCCAGGCAACGTGGACCGGGTTATGGCGTTGCTGCATGTACCCGATCGCGAGGCGAAGTTCTAG
- a CDS encoding LytR/AlgR family response regulator transcription factor translates to MINVVVADDELPAVEEISFLLSQDSRIGKIHRATSGAAALKALEENDVDALFLDIHMPALSGLDIARVISRFTHPPLIVFVTADEDQALQAFELAAIDYVLKPIRPQRLAESVRRICELVEETPAKPEMITVDQGGITKLIPRSDIAYVQAQGDYARLHTQDSSYLIRVPLNDLEQQWGESGFVRIHRSYLVCMDKIETVRLQTGKAAVVVHGAELPISRRALPYLRERLAANRVRPL, encoded by the coding sequence ATGATCAATGTGGTGGTGGCCGATGATGAACTCCCTGCAGTAGAAGAGATCTCCTTTCTGCTGAGCCAAGATTCGCGGATTGGCAAAATCCACCGGGCCACTTCCGGGGCCGCGGCCCTGAAGGCGCTGGAAGAAAATGATGTTGATGCGCTGTTCCTGGACATCCACATGCCCGCGCTCTCCGGCCTGGACATCGCCCGGGTCATTTCCCGCTTCACCCATCCGCCGCTGATTGTTTTTGTCACCGCCGACGAGGACCAGGCCCTGCAGGCTTTCGAGCTGGCCGCCATCGACTACGTGCTCAAGCCCATTCGCCCGCAGCGCCTGGCCGAATCCGTGCGCCGCATCTGCGAGCTGGTGGAAGAAACCCCCGCCAAGCCGGAAATGATCACCGTCGACCAGGGCGGCATCACCAAGCTGATCCCGCGCAGCGATATCGCCTACGTGCAGGCCCAGGGCGACTACGCCCGGCTGCACACCCAGGATTCGAGCTACCTGATCCGCGTGCCGCTCAACGACCTGGAACAGCAGTGGGGAGAATCCGGCTTTGTCCGCATCCACCGCTCCTATTTGGTGTGCATGGACAAAATCGAAACGGTCCGCCTGCAGACCGGCAAGGCTGCCGTGGTCGTCCACGGCGCGGAACTGCCAATTTCCCGGCGCGCCCTGCCCTACCTGCGCGAGCGCCTGGCCGCCAACCGCGTTCGCCCGCTGTAG